ACAGCCAGAGCTAACAGAGAAAGCAGGGCACAGCCCAAGGCTTGTCCCAAAACTAAAGGCCACTTCTCCAGGTAGTAGCATTTTCCTCGGGACCAGCCCTGTTCACAGGGATCTGCACCAAGTGCTGTTAGTAGTGGGAGCATGTGTCAGGAGCCCGGAGCACCACAGTTTGCACAGGAGTGGGGGGGAGCCAGGCAGCCTGGGTTGGGATCCTGATCCTGGCTGTTTAAAATGCCTTAACTGACACTTATTCCCTTAACTTTACAGTGGAAGTGGCAATAAATAAGTTCTGTGACAGAATTGTCAAGACAATAGATGATCGCTGCACTTGGGCAGTGCCTGCCACACTGTGGACACACAGGCACGGCAATACTGCATCAGCAGTTCCCAAATCAATGCCACGGATGCTGTCATCCTGACCTGCTCTCCAACTGGCTGCCATGCTCAGTTCCTCCATTCATATACATTGATATCCACAGTCCTCAGTATTCATTTTTGAAGTCCAGTAAATGTCAAGGCACCTGTCACAAGAGACATTCACATCACCTCTCCTTAGGATATATACCCTTCCTATCTGCAGATTAAAATGAAGCTTTTAAAATCTacgctgaattttttttttcttttccactgtTCTTGTCAGCTTTCTCACAGGGTGGGTAACAGTATGCCCAAGAAAAACCAGCTTCAGGAAGAAAAGTTCATGGCGCTCATGCCACATGCTTCATGCCTGTCTAGATCCACTGCTGTGGGTCTGACACAAGGCAGAACTCTATGGTGGCTGGAGCCTCTGGTGAAGGAGCCAGGAAGCAAAGGcttggggagaaggaagggcGAGCACAGAGCATCCTTCACAGGCTCTACCCAGCGGCCCCATCATACACCTCAGCTTCACTTTCTGACTCTGACACCACTGCCCAGCAGCCCAGCTGGAGACCGGTCTTTCAGTGCATGAGCCTTGGGGGcagcggtgggggtgggggcaagtTCCAGTTGCAAACCCCAGCATGTGCACTGccgtgtatcttttttttttttttttaaatgagacagggttttctctgggtagccctggctgtcctggaactcacagagacccacctgcctttgcctccaaagtgctgggactaaagtgcACCACTGCTCCCAGCATGCAACTTCGGTCTTCCATATCATCTACAGATTTATCTCAgattctttttactttttctcaGTTCCTGTTCTCCTCAGTTTTTTCAATATAGTATCTTCGGTCTTCCTATATTTTTACCCTTGTTTATCCTTTCTACCACActaccttttaaaataaaatgggtAAGTATCTGTGCCTGCGTCTTTGAATACCATGAGCATTCAGTGGAAGCAGAGAGGAGGTCAAATCCCCCCACAATTGGAGTTATttatggctgtgagccaccacgtgggtcctgggatcTGAGCCCAGGTCCCCTATAGGAACAGcaggtgcccttaaccactgagccctctctccaatcCACATAATGTGGCTTTTTACTTCTAGGTTTTTGTTCCTTTACTTTCTAAGTTCCATTAGCTTATTCTATATCCCCTCTGATTTGTTGTTTTTGATGCCTCGAAGTCTTATCTAAGGGGCGTCAGTAAATCCTTTGAATTCACAGCACTCTTTCTGTTCCGCCGTCTCATCCCAGCAGTTTCCAGGATATTGTCTTTATCTGGTAGCAGTTTTCATATTCCTTTCATAAGCAGCCAGGCAGTAAACCAAACTGGAGGTGAAGTtggtgtgcatgtgcctgtgtgtgttgtgtgtgagaaagaggaGATGAGGCTGAGAGACAGGCTGGCTCCCCTTAGTTCTCCCCAGATGCTGCAGGACTGCTTACCACAGCCCCTCCAGCTCCAGTCCACCACTGCCTGCCTCCAACAAGATAACACTTTAAGGATTTTGCTGTTTAGCCTTGCGTTGTTGAAGCCAAGTGGAATTCTGGGACATTCCCACAGCTGTGTCCCTTAAACCTTTCAAGCCAGGAGGATGGTTTGGTTTCTGAGCTGTACCTTCTGCTTGGTGCCTTGACAACTTGGTCTGACGTCTCAGTGGGAATTTAATCTCAACTACTTCTGGGCTCTGACAGAATCTTTGAATTACGTAGatcattggtggtggtggtggtggtggtggtggtggtggtggtggtggtggtggtagtagtagtagtagtagtagtagtagtagtagtagtagtagtagatcATCCTCATTTATTGTGCTTAGGGTTACactaatatatttttgtttgttctgaggcAGGGCCTTGCTGTAGTCATTagactcaagatcctcctgccttggacTCACGAGTGCTGGGAATATAGGCCCATACTACCACACCTAGATTCGAACATAATTTTATCAGAGATAGAGTAgatgtttctcttctctttttcttgtttttgtatgAGTTCAAGGATGCCAGAATGACCAAGGTaatgttattttgtatttttttaaagatttgttttatgtatatgagtacactattaaagatttattcatttattatatgtaagtacactgtagctgtcttcagacacaccagaagagggcatcagatctctttacagatggttgtgagccaccatgtggttgctaggaattgaactcaggacctctggaagagcagtcagtgctcttaaccgctgagccatctctccagccccctcagcccatattttgttattttgaacttttaaatttaattaaaattcaaaaccattttttaaaaaaaatatagtacttttcttttggaaggagTAGAAACCATACTGCCTCAGACCATGTTAATTGGAAAGAATACttccaaattctctctctctctctctctctctctctctctctctctctctctctctgtgtgtgtgtgtgtgtgtgtgtgtgtgtgtgtgtgtgtgtgtgtgtgtgtgtgtgtgtagcccctcccttgctgtcctagaactcgatctgtagaccagactggcctcaaacccatagagatccccttgcctctgcctctgcctctgcctccctttccatagtgcagggattaaaggcacacaccgcCACTGCCTGGTTTGAGAGTAACTATCAATCACTCAGACTCTTCAGATATTTCTACTCATGAACATTTACCAGCTTCTTATTTCTGATTCCCAGTGTGACAAATACAAGACCGGAGTTATTGATGGGCCTGCATGCAACAGCCTCTGTGTCACAGAAACACTGTACTTTGGAAAATGTCTGTCCACCAAGCCCAACAACCAGGTATGGATCTGGCCGTTGTCATCATTATTAATCATTGGTTTTTTGCTACTGTCTTAACTGTCTTACATAGGCCAGACTGGCCTCTCTCTGTGGCTGTAGCTTTTCTTAATCATTCTGCCTCCAGCTTCTAAGAGCTGTGTTTATAGTATTGTACTATTTTACCTGGCTAGTAAATTCTAAGTTTCTCTTAAACTAAAAAGCATTATTAAAAAATTCTTAACgcttgggggctggagggatggctcagtggttagagcactgactgctcttccagaggtcctgagttcaattcccagcaaccacatggtggctcacaaccatctgtactgtaGACTGATACCaccttctagtgtgtctgaaagcagctacagtgtactcacatacactaaataaatattttcctaaaaATTTTGAAGCTGAGGGATACTTATATCAGGAGACTGGAGCAGAAGGAttttgagtttgaagtcagcttgATATAAATAGCAAATTCCAGGCaaaccaggagagagagagagagagagagagagagagagagagagagagagagagagagagaatgaattctgTCTTAAAGACAAAACACATCCTCTCAAATATACATAACTAAAAATTGTTGAATCAAATGAAGCTTTAGGActtttatgtatttccattttgTAAGGTTTGATACGTCATTCAGTAGGTAtttttgggagactgaggcagagcaCTGTTGTAAATTTAGTGTCATCCTGGGctactcagtgagttcaaggtgaTCCTGACCTACCTAGAAAGACTCTTGTTGTGGTATAGTTAAGAAAGGGGCACTACTGGTTCCCATGCATCACCACTCCACCATTGTCCCCTGGTAATCTTGGACGGGGCAGTGGCTCCCTGGTATTGGTTCTGGTACTGTAGGGCCATATAGAACCAACATTAATTTATTTCAGCAACAGCTGGCTTCAGTGAGGCACCAGGCCATGTTAGCCCAGCTGTCTTCCGGCCCTAGCGGTCTCTCTGTCCCCATTGCTAGTCACCCTGCCAATCCTGGCCAGCTGggaactctggtcccagctacccagtaatatcaagactcaataaactataacccaacaaccagatttatatgctAAATACTCAATGTACAGTGCATCCACACAATACAGccataaggatataaaccacccacctagataggATAAATtcgcctacagaaatccatcccagctaccttggcccTTCAGGACCACCCGGACCTGGGGTCATTCTTTCTCAGTCTCCATTttgattctccctccttctccttctctccctccctacaaaaacgttgtccctgccttattcttttactgtccagtcatggccttggtctaacttgtgccagccttcACCTGCGTAATGACTACCTCAAAGGAGACAGAACAGAGGTTTCTTAGGCTGCTTTCCCCATCATTTACACAGTGTCCAAGCCATGAAGAGGGCTTTGTTAACAAAACCATTCCCATCCCAAATGGAGGGATGAGGCAGAGGAGGACGAGACTGGCGTGGTCAGCGTCAGCCCCACCACTTCTTGTTCGACATTCAGACACACTGTGGCATGTGGGATCTGGGGCTCCAGCAAGTCCAGCAGGGACACTTCCTTGCTCTGCTGTCTGTAAGTCCCTCATACATCCCTTGTCTTCACATCTATCCTCTGAGTTTCCATTACAATGTTGACTTTACTCCAAGCTCATCACACCATTTAGGGGCTGTTTGTGGGGAACTCAGCCTTGAATAAAATGTAGTAAATACTGCATAATGTTAATTTGATAAGTACCCACTTAATGTCCATGATTTGCCACCAGCCTAAACATCCTAGGGGGGCCCTAAATCTTAGCTACACAAAAAGCATTGCACAAAAGCACAAAATGCCCCCTTGAACTAGGGCCTAGAGAAGTAGATCATATCGGGCCTTGCTTTTGGctaggatccttccagttttatttttaaaaaactctatGTATGCATtatattcatcttttaaaaattatttattttttttatgtatatgagtacactgtagctgtcttcagacacaccagaagagggcatcagatcccattacagatggttgtgagccaccatgtggttgctgggaattgaactcaggacctctggaagagcagtcagtgctcttaaccactgagccatctctccagccttctgttTATCTTTTAAAAGTCCTTTAAGAAGAAATACTTTGGGAGTACTTCAGATTTGCATTCAGGAATAAAGTCAGGAGCTGAGTATGCTAGTGTTTACCCAGGAGGTTAAGCAAGAAGATTTGAGTATGAGCCTGGGTGACACAGTGGACTGCCTCATACTGGTAAAAATAAAGTCACAGATGTAGCTGGGAGGTCCAGTGCTTGTTTACGTTTTGTAGAGGACCTGAACATTTCTGCTGTATGCTTGTGCGGTTTCCTTTCATATGATGCACAACTTACGCTTTTCTTCACAAAGATGTACTTAGGCGTCTGGGACAACCTGCCAGGTGTCGTGAAGTGTCAAATGGAGCAAGCTCCCCATCTTGACTTTGGAACTGACCTGGAGCCAAGAAAGGAAATCGTGCTATTTGATAAACCAACCAGGGGAACTACTGTACAGAAATTCAAAGAAATGGTGTACAGTCTCTTCAAGGTGAGTCCGCCTAGCGCCACTCCTCAGAGTGAAGCCTCGTCCCTTACAGAGGGGCTGGCAGAGCCTCACATTGCTGACAGCCTTTTACCTCCATCAGAGACGGTCTGGAAGCAATGATCCAGAGAAAGTAAACAACTGGAGGACGCTCAGCTTTTCTTATTTATGGTAGTTATTAGAATTGAGGGGTCTTAGATTATTTACGATAGTTATTATTAGAATTGAGGGGGTCTTAGGTTGCTGTGCATTTTGACATTCACCTGATACAGAGCCAGGTACAATGGCTTACTCCTGTACTCTTAGCTGCTTtgaagactgaagcaggagagttgccttaagtttgaagccagatgggcaggccaacctggactataaTGTGACACTtgtataaataaatcaataaatctaaaACCAAAATAGTGAAATAAAATTAGTGTACTCTATCTCCCTGGATTCCTGTCCATTCCTCTCCTCTTATATGGGGAACAAAACAAGGACAGACGGggccactgagctgtatccctagTCCgccctttttattattttttttaactgattttGAAAATGACTAAAttgatcaggctggctttgaaaaagtatcctcctgcctcagccttctgagtagcaAGGATTAATACAGGTGTGCACTATTACATGGGACTTGAAATTATTTAAATCTAAAGAAATCCATTGTGATGTACATATATAATCTcaggacttggaaggcagaagagaatCAGGAATTTAGTTTAGAGTCCCTTTAGGCTACATTTGaccatctcaaaaaaagaaaacttaaaacacccaaaaccaaaaatagtattagaaataatttactttttattctagGGAGATAGCTCAAAAGTAAATTCACTTGCCACCAAATGTCTTAACTAGAATttaatctccagaacccacatggtagaaagagggaACAGATTTCTACAAGTTGTCTGCCAACATCCACCCACACAACAGTTCATAGTAcaccacatgtgcacagacaccacACCCCTATTATTTGGGAgatataaattttcttttttattcagtgGCAAGGTAACTGCTAGCACTGTGGTATGACCTAGAACTGATTCTTTTACAgatgctttttgtttttagacCAGGAGTTAAATTCAGGAGGACCCTCACCCACAGAACTCTAGACTTGGATTTACTTGCTAAGTTAaacagactggctttgaatttagGATCCTAATTCTAGTCTGTGTAACTCAACAAATTCTTGTCTTGGCAGGCAAAATTAGGTGACCAAGGAAACCTCTCTGAGTTGGTTAACCTCATCCTGACAGTGGCTGATGGAGACAGAGATGGCCAGGTGTCCCTAGGAGAAGCCAAGTCAGCATGGGCACTTCTCCAGTTGAATGAGTTTCTCTTGATGGTAATACTTCAAGATAAAGAACATACCCCCAAACTAATGGGATTCTGTGGTGATCTCTATGTGATGGAAAGTGTTGAATATACCTCTCTGTATGGAATAAGTCTTCCATGGGTTATGGAACTTTTTATCCCATCTGGGTTCAGAAGGAGCATGGATCAGTTGTTCACACCATCATGGCCCAGAAAAGCCAAGATAGCCATAGGACTTCTAGAATTTGTAGAGGATGTTTTCCATGGCCCTTATGGAAACTTTCTCATGTGTGACACCAGTGCCAAAAACCTAGGATATAATGAGAAATATGACTTGAAAATGGTGGACATGAGGAAAATTGTGCCAGAGACAAACCTAAAGGAACTCATCAAGGACCGCCACTGTGAGTCTGACCTGGACTGCGTCTACGGTACAGACTGCAGAACTAGCTGTGACCTGAGTACAATGAAGTGTACTTCAGAAGTAATACAACCGAACTTGGCAAAAGCTTGTCAGTTACTCAAAGACTACCTACTGCATGGTGCTCCAGGCGAAATCCGGGAAGAACTAGAAAAGCAGCTTTATTCTTGTATTGCTCTCAAGATCACAGCAAATCAAATGGAAATGGAACACTCTTTGATACTAAATAACCTGAAGACATTATTGTGGAAGAAAATTTCCTACACAAATGACTCCTAGTAAAATTTGGACTATTACCACTATTGAGAATCTACTTATGTTTGAGCATTTAAAAGAATGGCTTCTGTCCCCTGGGCCTATGGAGTCGTTTTAAATGCATGTTATGACAGTGATGGCAGGTATAGAGCCAAGAGATGTCCAAAACTCATTCCTGCCTTTTTACAAGTTCATAAGTATATTCACTGTTAACtattttgactttaaaaaaattaatgctgTGAAAAGCCTCATTGCATACAGTGAGTGGTCTGTAGGTGTTAGCCAATCCCATTGCATAGTGAGTGTTCTGTAGGTTGTCAACCTATCTATCCCATTGCTGGACATTGTTTGCACTGAAGCTGCTGTCTAAACAAAGACATTCATACATGGACTTACTAATGTTTTAGCATGGTAAAAGTTTGCACAGTAACACAAAGAATGCTACACAGGTAAACTCAAAGGACTCGTTTATTAAAGCTCAGTTAATATAGCATGGTTTACTGTATACTTACACATTTTACCTTCAGATGGCTCCACTGCTGAATGGCTTTTTAGCTTCAAGCATATATTCTACATGCAGTTACCACTGCAACTGAAATTCATTATCCTGAAGCTCTGATAGTGTCAACAAGTGATGCACATTATCTTAGGCTGGGGATGTAGACCAGCAGTCAACTGTTTACCTGACACTGTAAGGCAGAGGCTACAGATGCAGACTGCCTCAGCTGAGACAGACCAAGGAAGACTGGAATAAATCAGCAAGAGTTCTTGCTCCTTGTGGTTGAAGGGCTATTTCTTAAGAGGCATAAATATATCACCTAGTACTTTTTCCCACATGAACCTGATAGGCAAGGTTTAATATTTGACCCTTTCAAGTTATTTTCTTATGTACATTCGGGTCTGGCATGTACaataaagatgaaacaaaacaaaaaacaaaaacaaaaagccccagtcctccctttctccccacgACATAAACTCCACTGTTGTTCTCAAATCTTTAAAGCCAAGGATTAGCACCAgttgttcacttttttttttttcggagctggagaccgaacccagggccttgcgcttcctaggtaagcgctctaccactgagctaaatccccagccccgttgtTCACTTTCAAGATTGACCTTGAGGTACTTTCTTCCCACTAATCAACTGGTTGTAATAAATGAAGAACTATGTCCTGATGATCATGCTGCTAATTATCAAATCTGAAAGTCTGAAAGACAAGGACTCCTTCCAGAAATACTAGAATCCCAAGAAACACTCGTGAGCTTTACAGGAACCCATGTAAGCTGGCCTTTcccagttaaaaaacaaaacaaaacaaaacaaaaaaaaacttttagaGGAGAAACAAAACAATCTCAGCTAGGTGTGGTGATACTTGCCCTTACTCCCAGCAGAGGCATGCCATGgtgcaaaaacaacaacaaaaaaaaaaaaggtaaaataaattaaactatTTACTCCTTTGCTTTTGTAATTTCACACTATTTCCTAGTCTCATAATAACAGCTTAACACAGAAAAAGCTGCTTTGATCAATGTTTATTGTCTTTATGAAAAAATCTTCATAGAAAATGGCTTTAGCTTTCAGCAGCCCgttcctgagctctgaggaagCTTGCCTTCTTTTGAGCAACCCGGTCTTTCTTCTGGGCAAGAGACATTTTGGGACGATTCCACCTACAAAACAAAGTAAGGAGTAAGACAGGAGTATCTCTCAAGTTcagctgaaaaagaaaatgacaagacCTTTGTAATTGGATAGAGGCTAAAACTCTCATTATCTGAAGACCTGGTTCTCCTAGATATCCTTTaggtggctttgaacttgtgacaat
This is a stretch of genomic DNA from Rattus norvegicus strain BN/NHsdMcwi chromosome 14, GRCr8, whole genome shotgun sequence. It encodes these proteins:
- the Dipk1a gene encoding divergent protein kinase domain 1A isoform X1, with the protein product MWDLGLQQVQQGHFLALLSMYLGVWDNLPGVVKCQMEQAPHLDFGTDLEPRKEIVLFDKPTRGTTVQKFKEMVYSLFKAKLGDQGNLSELVNLILTVADGDRDGQVSLGEAKSAWALLQLNEFLLMVILQDKEHTPKLMGFCGDLYVMESVEYTSLYGISLPWVMELFIPSGFRRSMDQLFTPSWPRKAKIAIGLLEFVEDVFHGPYGNFLMCDTSAKNLGYNEKYDLKMVDMRKIVPETNLKELIKDRHCESDLDCVYGTDCRTSCDLSTMKCTSEVIQPNLAKACQLLKDYLLHGAPGEIREELEKQLYSCIALKITANQMEMEHSLILNNLKTLLWKKISYTNDS
- the Dipk1a gene encoding divergent protein kinase domain 1A, giving the protein MARSVCAGAWLRKPHYLQARLSYMRVKYLFFSWLVVFVGSWILYVQYSTYTELCRGKDCKKIICDKYKTGVIDGPACNSLCVTETLYFGKCLSTKPNNQMYLGVWDNLPGVVKCQMEQAPHLDFGTDLEPRKEIVLFDKPTRGTTVQKFKEMVYSLFKAKLGDQGNLSELVNLILTVADGDRDGQVSLGEAKSAWALLQLNEFLLMVILQDKEHTPKLMGFCGDLYVMESVEYTSLYGISLPWVMELFIPSGFRRSMDQLFTPSWPRKAKIAIGLLEFVEDVFHGPYGNFLMCDTSAKNLGYNEKYDLKMVDMRKIVPETNLKELIKDRHCESDLDCVYGTDCRTSCDLSTMKCTSEVIQPNLAKACQLLKDYLLHGAPGEIREELEKQLYSCIALKITANQMEMEHSLILNNLKTLLWKKISYTNDS